The genomic stretch gcagatgttattattatttattcgACGTTAATGTGCAGTTTCCACACGTCAGTAAATGAAATTCAAGCCTAACTGCATTTACACGTCCTGTCATAACCGGGTTCGTTGCCGTAATTGAATGCAGAACACATGTTACATGAATGCTCTTTTGAACTCGACCAGCACGCGATCATCTAAGCGCCCCTTAATAAAATGTCGGATTTCTCTATCAGGACACTGTCAGCTAGGCTGCCAGCACAGTGCTGGGGCTTTCATTTGGACCAGAGCCAACCCCGacaatgaactgaactgagctcTGCGGTGGATGGGACAGTCCTAAACGGGATAAATGCAAAGTGAAAGCAATACGAAATGATTAAGTAGGACATTCAGCGTTATTTTATGTGTGTCCATAATGAAGAGAATACAATAGCATTAATTAAACTTAGCTAACGCTGGTGTACGTCCCGGTAATTGAACTAAAACTAACGGACCGAGCTTACGTAACTTCTTAACATTTTCTGTACAGCGGACGTCacttcactgacatttttttgcctttatttataCTTATTACCAAATATTTAAAAGGTTTTCACTATTCACTTGATGACTTGAGCTGAAAGAGAAACGTCACATGATCTGTGCCACCCACCACACGAAGAACAGTCAGTAGCCACCTTCTCGTTAAGTTAGTAACCCACGTTTTGCTAGCAGCTTATTAAACTTTTGTGTCTACATTTAGTTTGACTGTGAAAACGTAATTTCAGAAGGAGTATTCCCTTTGTATTTCCTACCTTGTTCGCTGGCTAACTGCTGGCcagctgtgtctgctgtgttttggtgttgGGCTAGCTGACAGAGAGCTAGCTGGCTAACGCCGTGCTGGTGGGCGGTGCCCAGTGCGCTCGTTTTATCTGATAAGGACACCCGTCGGTCTGCTGCGGTGGTGCCATGCGGTCATCATTTcggaaaaacacagtaaatctgGTCAGAAATTAGCGAAGCATTATGCAGCTTTCAGCAACATAGAAGTTGAGTTAGAACTAAATGCCGAGCCTCACCCCCATTCAAAAATCATGCCATTAATGTGTTTATTCATGTAGcgtaaaatcacattttatatAAGGGATCAGGACATGATCCACTTAGTGCCCCATTAGTTTAATTGAAATCTCGGGGTTTTCCTTCAGCTGTCTACATCCAGATCCACCTCCTTCGTTTCCGCATCCAACTTGACCCCCAACAGTCTTCTGGAAGCACCCAAagactatacacacacacacactttcaatgGTAGTACAagtatgttatttttattgacaGTTTCATACAGTGTGTAACATATTTTGTTGGAAAGCTTATTGGACTCTGGTGCCACTCATGTCTATGAGTTCTCTTCGCCAGAGTAATACCACAGTAAGAGAAGAGGCAACATCTTTGTTGTCACAGTTCAGGCTCTGACAGATGCGAGAGACCAGATCTGACTCAAGCTGTTATCTCGTCACGGCAGGATGCAGCAGACACGTTCTCACTGATCTCCCACTTTACAAAAGCTCGACCTGGAATTACACTTTTACATTGCTCACACGCACTTCCCAAAAGCCCACAGTGTCTAGGCAAAGCTCAAACTTTATACTAAAATCAACATTATGCTCAAAATCACATCATCTTATACATGAATGAAACTTTGCTCCTGTGAACAGAAGCAACCAGGACCTGTGACAACTGCGTCTGAAAGAACAGTGTCACATCAGTctgatggtggtggtgacgCTGACACAACCTGTCCATTGCCTGAACACGACCTTTTGCCGCTGACTGCCtggacagacaaaaaaacacaccGCAAGCTATATGAACCCACTGCTTTCTCACATAAGATGCAAAGCTTGTCTGAGAAATAACAGTACCAACACTGAGAGACTGAGCAGGGTAACAGCAGACAAAAGGTCATGCAGGGAAAAtactggggaaaaaaatacaaagaaatgacaaagaaatacacaaaaaacaatgacatttaaTCAACAAAACCATGCAAACATGTCAAATGTAACATTTGTAGTGGACAGAGTATATTCTGATCGCTTTTATTGTGATTGCTTGGTTATCATGCACATACAAGCTATCATGTCTTTTGGTCACAGCAACTCTTCTTTTATGACCTGTGAgtcaaaacaaatttaaaacattACTGAAAATTATTCCAGTCACAGATTTGAggttaactgtgtgtgtgtgtgtgtgtgtgtgtgtgtgtgtgtgtgtgtaaatatatataacagaaaatacagacagaggGTGCAGGAGAAGCAGGTAAATAGCAAATATGAGGTATCTGAGTTCATTTAACCCACCTTTCtatgtcagagcagaaacactCAGTGTATTCGGCGGCTTCAGCTTGAAAGAATTGAAGAAGGAAGACACCTGATCAGGCAGCTCTGCCAGGACGCTCTGGGCAAGGGCCACGCTGTTTCCCTGAAGTGACAATGTTACAGTCATGAGAGTGAGTCTTAGCCGTGTTTAGGAGCATGATCGCTAACATTAAAGCAGCGGGCAGTGGGAGTTACTGTGAAGAAGAAAATtaacataaaactgaattgtgaaatgtgttatttacacagagcagcattaagGTATGGGCTTGTAGCTTACTTGGAAATCTCTGAAGGGCACAAACTGGACGATGTCTCTTGAGGCGACGTCACCGTTTGCCGAGCGCAGCAATTTGTCATCACTGTCAAGGAACTCCATTGCGCTGAAGTCTGCGCCGCCCACACCCACTATGATGATGGACATGGGTAGACGAGAGGCCTCTACAATAGCAGTGCGAGTCTGGTCCATGTCTGTGATCACTCCATCTGTGATGATGAGCAGCACAAAGTATTgctgcagatggagagagaaaacaggtcGGACAACATCAGGCATACAGTttgtttcacattcacattgaCTACTGAGTATTTGAACAAATTTAGGGTACTGACTGAGGCCACGTTCTGCCGGAGAGCTTGTCTGGCGAAGCAGCTGACATGCCTGATGATCGGGGAGAAGTTGGTAGGGCCCCAGAGCTTCAGCTGAGGTAGACACTGCTGGTAGGCACTCACCACACCCTCAAtgcctgtgacacacacacacacacacacacacacacacacacaccagtgtaaGGCAGCACCAATGCAGCAGTACTAGAAAACAGCCAAACATGGTCTGACTTACCCTCGCAGAACGGATTTGTTGCATTGAAATTGACAGGAAACTCGTGGGAAACCTGTAAGAGTGGTTCATAGATAGATATGcatagaaaacaaagaaaccagCCAGGTAACTGACAAAGTATATGGATAAAATCACTCTTGAGCTGGTAGCATAGCATCACATATTTTCAAAGACCTAATCCGGCTGTTTATCTGGTTTTGTGGCTCATACAGTCTGTGCAAGTGTGCACATTATCTCGTGCGGGAATCAATTAAATATATCCTCGTCAGTGAGCATCAAACCAGTTTGGAATTTAAGAAGTTAATGTGTGACAGGAATTCCTACCTGATAGGAGGGAGGGATCTGAGCtccaaaaccaaacacaggaaacatcTTGTTactacacagacagacagaaacaaatgaagGATTAGCGTGACATTATTACcacttattaaagaaggaacaTCAGTCAGTAGTGTGATGACTGCAAGCAAGACGGGCCTTACTTCCCTGACAAGATGCCGTCTCTGTTCATTTGGGTTGGAATTTACCTGTCATAGTCCTGGATGACATTACCCACTGCCCAGATGGCTGTCAGGTATTCATTGTAGCCTTCAGGGTTGATGTAGTGGAGGGACTGAGGAGTTCTGGGATCCCCGTTAGAGCCTGTGAAATCAATGGCAATCTGGCCCAAGTCAGACAGGATAGGGATCAAGATATGGGGAGCTGCTCAGTGACCAAATACAGTGACAATGTATTCTAATTATATGGTATAAGTATTGAAATAATATCATCTTTTCTTTGATATTTCCACACTCACAGTGAAGTTCAGCTGACAGCCGCCCATAATGTAATCCAGGAAGGTAAACTCCTTCACCAACTGAAAGGGTAAACGTGACAGTATGTCGTAACAATGTATGGTCATGACACAACCAGCAGCGACTGCGACATTTCTGACTCACTGAGAGAAAATATACTGAAATCAAGGCAGAGTGAAATCTCAAAATCACTACCTGGCATTGCTTGATGCAAATGACCCCAGAGTTCTTatagtttttcttcttcaattTTTTGGGGTTAACGCACTCAAACTCAGCCTGCAAGCGAGAACATGAGTCATATTCGTGGcagctgaagtgaaaataaCAGGCCTTTTATTGGTAGAGAcagaatcaaacacacacacacacatgcaaacacacaaaagcctCACCGGACAAACGTGTGTTGCCACTTGCATCTCTGCGAGTGTGGCTTTAAAGCTCCCAATAAAGTCATGGGAGCCGTTGACATGGTGGTCATAACAGTAAacctgaagacagacaaagacgTTTCTTGCAGTGggtgacaaaataaaagctattATGAGACAagtttttctacatttttgcAGATATGTGTCATTCAGAAGCAGTATTCATAAGTAACTGTTAAGACATGTTTGACAGGCAGTGTTCACTATCTGTGGTCAAGCAAGAAGCTTCATCATAACACTGGTTAAACACTACATTTAATTACAAAGGTCACACCTTTGCACAAATAATAAGTCCCATTTCACGCTGTTATCAGTGTAAAGGTACTAAATGCAATGACAGAAACTGAgtgaaaataacataaaaaaggCACACCTTCACGTGGTGACGTCACAAATcgtgcataaacacacacatcgcTTATCCAGCTGCGTTGCAAGCACCCCCTTGCTTTAAATTTGGGAGCATTgtaagatgaaaagaaaatgcaattaCAAGATGAATCATTAGTATGTTAGAGCAGCGTGGACGACAAGCTAATCTACCAAATAAAAAGGGGCAAAGAAATGTACAGTTTTCACACCTCAGAGCATTCTtcagggggtggggggcaggCGGGGTTAATAGGCTGCATTTTACAGGCAATGTGAACTCAGATAAATAACTTAAATGGTTCAAGAAAAAATACCTGTATTGGCCTCTCCACATCTCCTCCACAGAGAGCTCTCAGTGAGACTCGGAAGGGCTTCCATATTGGATTTAGGTTGTTTTGTACCACCTGCATAAACAGGTAATGATGAGCCACGAGTTGATAATTGTATGCAGGCAGAGGAATGAGTTGTTGGTGAGCATCTGTACCTCCGTCCTGTGAGCCAGCTGCCATCCAGTCTCTGTCTGCTTGTAGAACTCCAGGAAAGGGTCAGACCaccacaaaaactgaacaaccACATCCAATTAATAATTTACAGCACTTCAAGATATGTTGAGTGAATCACAAAGCAGTTAAAATGATAAAGAACCCAAATGTCACAAGCAACAACTTAAAATCAACTTAACATCGGTACCTTTTTGTCCAGCCTGCGGGCCGACACCTCAAAGTTTGCCACTCTGGTGTCCGTTATTTCTTCAGCGCGGatctattaaaaacacaaagcatgttTTCTGACCGAGCTGCGACCCTTTAAAGTTATATCAtcctgaggagagagaagccTTCAGTCAAAGGTCTCCATAACCAACATCAGGTACATTAATGCAGTGTGTCTAATTCTAGTTAGATGGTGGTATTCTGATTATCTGGCTGACACCACAGCGTGACTCCCTTCAAAAAACATCACTCAGATTCTGGATATCTGCTCACACctcaaaatgaatgacagtACTTCTTCTTTCTTGCTGTACTCTATAGTCCAGTCTCAAGCCTCAAATGAGCCTCTACAACGTTAACCTTATTCAAAAACTGTACATCCTTGTTCTGATCACATTACCACTCACAGAGGCATAGACTGaatgtcatgttttgtccaGTGTATCTCTGTCCGTACTCTGTGTGCTTATTACTGTACTTCTATACATCtttcacatatatatatacatatgagAGTCGACTCACTGTGATGGTCCCACGACCTGCAGGCCTCTTGTTCTTCAGCAACAAAGATCGGGTCATCTGCTTGTTTGAAACAATCTGGACACAAGCACTGATGGTGTCACAAAAGGTGGAGGAACGACCAAAGTTTTCTTTACATAACAGTAAAAAGCGAAGCTCACCTGGCCCAGGGTACATTCAAGCTCCCCGAGAAAGTCATCATCACCCAGGTCGTAGGTGTCATTGTCAATATCATACACGCAAAACCTCAGCCTCTGCACCATCTCGAAATAGTAGTCGATGACAAACTTCTTGGCAAACTTTGGATTCAGGCAGTTCAGGATCATCTCTGTGCGCCCAAACTGATTGACAATACATAGATGAAAATATGTAACAGGCAACATCAAGTACTGCGCCAACAATATATGCATATACATCTGTATTAGATGCAAAGATTTTTTATAACTTGCTGATTCAAAATGAGGCTTTAACTCTCCTCCACTGACCGCATACAGACCTCATACCAGTGGGAGCCGGACGTGTTGATGTACAGGGCGCACAGAGGGTCAGACTTGGAGAAAACATCCATGTCCATGAGGTTCTCACAGGAGATGGTCAGCTCCACCTTGGTGGCCAAATGGGTGGCCCCTGGCCCAGGGGCCCCACCTGAGGCCATGGCAGCTTGTTGTACTAAAATGATCAAACAGATGAACCACAGATAATCTGCAAATTTACTCAAACACTGAactcaagtacaattttgaggtatttgtaattcacttaaatatttcaactttctgctactttatacttctactccacaacCTTTCAAGgcaaatatatttaatatttgtactttttgttCTTCACGGACAGACGTaactttttttctcttacagtattttttacattgtggtattgttACTTCTAAACAAGTACTCTGAATAGTTCTCTCTCCGCTGGATGTGGTTAAAGTAGCTCCTGCCTCTGTTCTTTGATAAGATGA from Chaetodon auriga isolate fChaAug3 chromosome 21, fChaAug3.hap1, whole genome shotgun sequence encodes the following:
- the LOC143340140 gene encoding copine-3-like → MASGGAPGPGATHLATKVELTISCENLMDMDVFSKSDPLCALYINTSGSHWYEFGRTEMILNCLNPKFAKKFVIDYYFEMVQRLRFCVYDIDNDTYDLGDDDFLGELECTLGQIVSNKQMTRSLLLKNKRPAGRGTITIRAEEITDTRVANFEVSARRLDKKFLWWSDPFLEFYKQTETGWQLAHRTEVVQNNLNPIWKPFRVSLRALCGGDVERPIQVYCYDHHVNGSHDFIGSFKATLAEMQVATHVCPAEFECVNPKKLKKKNYKNSGVICIKQCQLVKEFTFLDYIMGGCQLNFTIAIDFTGSNGDPRTPQSLHYINPEGYNEYLTAIWAVGNVIQDYDSNKMFPVFGFGAQIPPSYQVSHEFPVNFNATNPFCEGIEGVVSAYQQCLPQLKLWGPTNFSPIIRHVSCFARQALRQNVASQYFVLLIITDGVITDMDQTRTAIVEASRLPMSIIIVGVGGADFSAMEFLDSDDKLLRSANGDVASRDIVQFVPFRDFQGNSVALAQSVLAELPDQVSSFFNSFKLKPPNTLSVSALT